A genomic window from Pseudohongiella acticola includes:
- a CDS encoding Na(+)-translocating NADH-quinone reductase subunit C — protein sequence MSSNVNSVGNTLKVAFGLCVVCSIVISSAAVILKPMQTANEILDRNKNILIAAGLFDPEVHTNADVAGMFEEFTPRMVDLDEGRYLTDEEMQTLGLDPQTFDQQSAKNDPAMSEALTGQEDVASVRRRADYATVYVIQNDQDEYETVVIPVSGYGLWGIMYGYLALESDGNTVRGIGFYDHQETPGLGGEISNPRWQEQWLGKQIYNDERDIAFRVVKGGGQGDYQVDALSGATLTSRGVENMIEFWLGERGFAPFLRNEVQS from the coding sequence ATGTCGTCTAATGTGAACTCCGTCGGGAATACCTTAAAAGTGGCTTTTGGCCTGTGCGTGGTGTGCTCCATTGTCATCTCCAGTGCCGCGGTGATCCTGAAGCCGATGCAGACAGCCAATGAGATTCTGGATCGCAACAAGAACATCCTGATCGCTGCCGGCCTGTTTGACCCGGAAGTGCATACCAATGCCGATGTCGCGGGCATGTTTGAAGAATTCACGCCGCGCATGGTAGATCTGGATGAAGGGCGCTACCTGACCGATGAAGAAATGCAGACGCTGGGGCTGGATCCGCAGACCTTCGACCAGCAGTCAGCCAAAAATGACCCGGCCATGTCCGAAGCGCTCACCGGGCAGGAAGATGTCGCCTCTGTGCGCCGACGTGCTGATTATGCCACCGTGTATGTCATCCAGAATGATCAGGATGAGTACGAAACCGTTGTTATTCCGGTCAGTGGTTATGGCCTGTGGGGCATCATGTACGGTTACCTGGCACTTGAAAGTGACGGCAACACCGTGCGGGGTATCGGTTTTTACGATCATCAGGAAACGCCCGGTCTGGGCGGCGAGATCAGCAACCCGCGCTGGCAGGAACAGTGGTTGGGCAAGCAGATCTACAATGATGAGCGCGACATTGCGTTCCGCGTTGTCAAAGGTGGTGGTCAGGGCGATTATCAAGTGGACGCGCTTTCAGGCGCGACTCTGACCAGCCGCGGTGTCGAGAACATGATTGAATTCTGGCTCGGGGAGCGTGGTTTCGCGCCTTTCCTGCGTAATGAAGTGCAGAGCTGA